The following are encoded together in the Flavobacterium sp. TR2 genome:
- a CDS encoding sulfatase, whose translation MKFQKNIFVLCLFGILNIPLLNRAQNASRPNILIIMTDQQTADAMSNAGNSNLHTPAMDKLAQNGVRFTKAYCAQPLCSPSRSAIMSGKMPYETGFIGNAPEKDGQWPDDLLMMGKIFQNGGYKTGYVGKWHLPVPTSKKSQHGFEYIENTNFQDYNDAATPSFCARFIKENKNTPFLLVASFLNPHDICEWARGEALKMDVLENAPSPEQCPPLPANWKIPEYEPKIVREQQKVSFRTYPSVNWTADQWRQYRWAYNRLIEKVDSYIEMVLASLKKYGIEKNTIIVFTADHGDGYAGHSWNQKQILYEESAKIPFIISKIGEWKPSTDEMLVCNGTDIIPTICGFTGVTKPSDLKGVDLSRKIANPALKLRDTLVIETDFADNEELLGISGRAVITQNYKYIVYNKGDLKEQLFDLTTDPSEITNLAVNKTYKKELLNMRRYLKEWCKKNGDSFQSGL comes from the coding sequence ATGAAATTTCAAAAAAACATATTTGTTTTGTGCCTCTTCGGAATTTTAAATATTCCATTGCTAAATCGTGCGCAAAATGCTAGCCGTCCGAACATTTTAATCATTATGACCGATCAGCAAACCGCTGATGCGATGAGCAATGCAGGAAACTCAAACCTGCATACGCCAGCGATGGATAAACTGGCTCAAAACGGAGTTCGTTTTACCAAAGCCTATTGTGCACAGCCCTTGTGTTCGCCATCACGTTCTGCCATTATGAGCGGTAAAATGCCTTATGAAACTGGTTTTATTGGAAATGCACCAGAAAAAGACGGACAATGGCCAGATGATCTATTGATGATGGGGAAAATTTTCCAAAATGGAGGATATAAAACGGGTTATGTCGGAAAATGGCATCTTCCCGTTCCTACTTCCAAAAAAAGCCAGCATGGTTTTGAATATATAGAAAACACCAATTTTCAGGATTATAACGATGCTGCAACGCCTTCTTTCTGTGCACGATTTATTAAAGAAAATAAAAATACGCCTTTTTTACTTGTAGCCTCTTTTTTAAATCCGCATGACATTTGCGAATGGGCACGCGGAGAAGCTCTTAAAATGGATGTTTTAGAAAATGCTCCATCTCCAGAACAATGTCCGCCACTTCCTGCCAATTGGAAAATTCCAGAATACGAACCCAAAATAGTGCGCGAACAGCAAAAAGTAAGCTTTAGAACTTATCCATCAGTAAACTGGACTGCCGATCAATGGCGTCAATATCGTTGGGCGTACAATAGACTGATTGAAAAAGTAGACAGTTATATTGAAATGGTTTTGGCTTCGCTAAAAAAATACGGAATCGAAAAAAACACAATCATTGTATTTACTGCCGATCATGGCGATGGTTATGCAGGACACAGCTGGAATCAGAAACAGATTTTATATGAAGAATCTGCCAAGATTCCGTTTATTATTTCAAAAATTGGAGAATGGAAACCAAGTACAGACGAAATGTTAGTTTGCAATGGTACGGACATTATTCCAACCATCTGCGGTTTTACTGGAGTTACGAAACCTTCTGATTTAAAAGGAGTTGATTTAAGCAGAAAAATAGCAAATCCGGCTCTAAAACTTCGCGATACTTTGGTTATAGAAACCGATTTTGCCGATAACGAAGAACTTTTAGGAATTAGCGGACGTGCCGTAATTACTCAAAATTACAAATACATTGTTTACAATAAAGGCGATTTAAAAGAACAGCTTTTTGATCTAACCACAGATCCAAGCGAAATTACAAATCTAGCCGTAAACAAAACGTATAAAAAAGAACTGCTTAATATGCGCCGTTATCTAAAAGAATGGTGCAAAAAGAACGGCGATTCGTTTCAATCTGGGTTATAA
- a CDS encoding RagB/SusD family nutrient uptake outer membrane protein, producing MKHNIFSRKAMVIAGVACLLLPLNSCDKDLDVTPYSYFTTANFFSDVNEANMATLGVYEAMSSMDSYGWNISLIFDADTDIEQMSGIGADDWRTIAHYQGISQTNTFYLAWSKLYEGIDRANVVIERIPQMELYTNGTETQKQQLNRFLGEAKFLRGFYYSELVRLWGDVPFKTKSSQSGDKLSGALVDRQEIYTQVIKDMQEAALLLPDQMPTDERINKWGAKSMLARVALFAGGYSLGADGVIKRPANYKDYYKIAQKEINDVMAQNPYKLNPSYAKVFKNQCQHILEPTENIFQVAFYNPSGNIGNASWIGNFNGPTTASGVYPSNIARCLVPKPFYNSYNAADQRRDFSIATYQINNLGNKIPLLTTNQDERWTVSKWNREFMTNATAERVYTHINWVIMRYSDLLLMRAEVENELNEGPNALAYEAINQVRKRAFGADIQGSRIAIDLKTKGTGYTNAANVVIQITGGGGTDAAAAVVNLASGGVNTIAMLRSGDGYTSVPTVTITSTDGKGSGATATARLLPKPTTAEINLPSGLDKVAFFKALQQERAWELSFEGMRRADLIRWGILADKLAETNAAVKQIRATYFYPSITNFVTGKHELYPFPQNETDVNKSITRQNPKY from the coding sequence ATGAAACACAATATATTTTCACGCAAAGCAATGGTTATCGCAGGTGTAGCCTGTCTCCTATTGCCTCTTAATTCCTGTGACAAAGATTTAGACGTTACTCCATACTCTTACTTTACCACAGCCAACTTTTTTTCTGATGTAAACGAGGCCAATATGGCAACGCTTGGAGTTTACGAAGCGATGTCTTCTATGGACAGTTATGGATGGAACATTTCGCTAATTTTTGATGCTGATACCGACATTGAACAAATGTCGGGAATTGGAGCCGACGACTGGCGAACAATTGCACATTATCAAGGCATTTCTCAAACCAATACTTTTTATCTGGCTTGGAGCAAATTGTACGAAGGAATCGACAGAGCAAATGTGGTGATCGAAAGGATTCCGCAAATGGAACTGTATACTAACGGAACAGAAACTCAAAAACAGCAATTAAACCGTTTTCTTGGAGAAGCTAAATTCCTTCGCGGATTTTACTATTCAGAATTGGTGCGTTTATGGGGAGATGTGCCATTTAAAACAAAAAGTTCACAATCGGGAGATAAACTTAGCGGGGCTTTGGTAGATCGTCAGGAAATATACACTCAGGTTATAAAAGATATGCAGGAAGCTGCTTTACTTCTGCCAGACCAGATGCCAACAGATGAACGCATCAATAAATGGGGCGCAAAATCTATGCTTGCCAGAGTAGCTTTATTTGCTGGAGGATACTCTTTAGGTGCAGACGGCGTTATAAAACGTCCTGCCAATTATAAAGACTATTATAAAATTGCGCAAAAGGAAATCAATGATGTAATGGCGCAAAATCCGTACAAATTGAACCCATCTTATGCCAAAGTATTTAAAAACCAATGTCAGCATATTTTAGAACCAACCGAAAATATTTTCCAAGTTGCCTTCTATAATCCATCAGGAAATATTGGAAATGCTTCATGGATTGGCAATTTTAATGGTCCAACAACTGCAAGCGGCGTATATCCGTCAAATATTGCTAGATGTTTGGTTCCGAAACCTTTTTACAACAGTTATAACGCTGCAGATCAAAGAAGAGATTTCTCGATTGCCACTTATCAGATTAATAATTTGGGAAATAAAATTCCGCTTTTGACTACCAATCAGGACGAAAGATGGACCGTTTCAAAATGGAACAGAGAATTTATGACCAATGCAACCGCAGAAAGAGTCTACACGCACATCAATTGGGTAATTATGCGTTATTCTGACTTGCTTTTAATGCGTGCAGAAGTAGAAAATGAATTAAACGAAGGTCCAAATGCACTTGCTTACGAAGCTATAAATCAAGTTCGAAAAAGAGCTTTTGGGGCTGACATTCAAGGAAGCCGAATTGCGATTGACTTAAAAACAAAAGGAACCGGATATACCAATGCGGCAAATGTGGTTATTCAAATTACAGGCGGTGGCGGTACAGATGCTGCCGCTGCAGTCGTTAACCTTGCCAGCGGAGGCGTAAATACTATTGCTATGCTTCGTTCTGGAGATGGTTATACTTCTGTGCCAACAGTGACCATTACCAGCACAGACGGAAAAGGTTCTGGAGCAACAGCAACAGCGAGATTATTGCCTAAACCGACAACTGCCGAAATAAACCTGCCAAGCGGACTTGATAAAGTGGCATTCTTTAAAGCTTTACAGCAAGAAAGAGCGTGGGAACTTTCTTTTGAAGGAATGCGCAGGGCCGACTTAATCAGATGGGGAATTCTAGCAGATAAACTGGCAGAAACAAATGCAGCCGTAAAACAAATACGTGCTACGTACTTCTACCCTTCTATCACCAATTTTGTTACCGGAAAACACGAATTATATCCTTTTCCACAAAATGAGACTGATGTCAATAAAAGTATCACACGTCAAAATCCCAAATACTAA
- a CDS encoding DUF4962 domain-containing protein gives MINKKTYTVALLLATFSVFSQKQQAVIKLTAEKLHARVREWPYPVNGVTVPTNAPALLWPGTNGKEMVKPMESGSAVPEDPNIGNVRYKVMLATDKDFTKNLIASSEQRWAVYPLHQALQAGKWYWKYGYALKNSNQWAWSPTYDFVIDAKYANEKVSPPVSEVLKRNEGAHPLLWNMNTIGEDFYRNNLDNPEAKKFIAYAEKLMLAPLPTEKPQRVIDTTGKNPLEKKIIIERMYHGFGDAVGTPVRNLCIAYQLTKDERFILDAKRRAINIANMNPDGLATGDDFTGGAVLEALGWFYDAGYEFLSPQEKELFKNSIKLRAKRVYDHLPNRFELHVSDNHVWQITMRNLVIATVAVINDVPEAKEWLTYLYEVWSARFPVLGTTDGGWHEGNGYFRVNFKSIIYLSQMFGDFSGVDYFKLPWMQNLPYYMLYTHPNKSASTAIGDMWENIPYITKGEAWFSDALTYKIENPYLNWYVDGIKRDYSKYYHGTDDYLLFRLLNYKPNRNLPASSPSVLPKTRKFGDVGVVAMHEDLANADKTLSSYLFSSPFGSSGHGHASQNAFTINYKGKVIFGGTGYYSNFSDKHNLLDYRSTKAYNTILADSLNQKIGEEGYGWIPRAISGKRIQYALGDASNAYGEIKSEFWLNRFEQIKVVPSKENGYGESGVTLYRRHMLQLEGGYIVLYDELEAKNPVKWTTQFHCPYYTIEGKNSENSNQQQFSVKTDLGNVTANVYAESPLKMAVHNQFFEAAVNWNKVTNDEGQIKDFKDQWHAGITSQPKQKFRFLTIIQIKDGKTEAIKTLSNKDGFADLQVGEWNIKAQLDGEKSAALQITENKAKSMFSYGNLPIRFEGKKYTLNIDGSSLLLEIDHAKVIRQEAIDELPDVAKYDKK, from the coding sequence ATGATCAATAAAAAAACATATACAGTTGCGTTACTTTTGGCAACCTTCTCTGTTTTCAGTCAGAAACAGCAGGCTGTCATAAAGTTAACCGCCGAAAAACTGCACGCAAGAGTGCGCGAATGGCCATATCCTGTAAACGGCGTAACGGTTCCAACAAACGCTCCTGCCCTGCTATGGCCAGGAACTAATGGCAAAGAAATGGTGAAGCCAATGGAAAGCGGCAGTGCAGTTCCTGAAGATCCTAATATTGGCAACGTACGTTACAAAGTGATGCTGGCTACTGATAAAGATTTTACCAAAAATCTAATTGCGAGCAGCGAACAGCGTTGGGCGGTTTATCCGTTGCATCAGGCTCTCCAAGCTGGAAAATGGTACTGGAAATATGGTTATGCCCTAAAAAACAGCAATCAATGGGCGTGGTCACCCACTTACGATTTTGTAATTGATGCAAAATATGCTAACGAAAAAGTTTCTCCGCCAGTAAGCGAAGTTTTGAAACGAAATGAAGGTGCGCATCCGCTTTTATGGAATATGAACACTATTGGCGAAGACTTCTATCGCAATAACCTTGATAATCCCGAAGCTAAAAAGTTTATCGCTTACGCGGAAAAACTAATGCTAGCTCCTCTTCCAACCGAAAAACCACAGCGCGTAATTGATACCACGGGCAAAAATCCGTTAGAAAAAAAGATTATCATCGAACGAATGTATCATGGTTTTGGAGATGCTGTCGGCACGCCTGTCCGCAATTTATGCATTGCCTATCAGCTTACTAAAGACGAGCGTTTTATTTTGGATGCGAAACGCAGAGCGATAAATATTGCCAACATGAATCCTGACGGACTGGCAACGGGCGATGACTTTACAGGCGGCGCCGTACTCGAAGCTTTAGGATGGTTTTATGATGCAGGTTATGAATTCTTATCTCCGCAGGAAAAAGAACTTTTTAAAAACAGTATTAAACTGAGAGCCAAAAGAGTTTACGATCATTTGCCAAATCGTTTTGAATTGCACGTTAGCGACAATCACGTTTGGCAGATTACCATGCGTAACCTTGTTATTGCAACAGTTGCGGTTATAAATGATGTGCCTGAAGCAAAAGAATGGCTTACGTATTTGTATGAAGTCTGGTCAGCCCGCTTTCCTGTTTTAGGCACAACCGATGGCGGCTGGCATGAAGGAAACGGCTATTTTAGAGTCAATTTTAAGTCGATTATTTATTTGTCGCAGATGTTTGGCGATTTCAGCGGTGTCGATTACTTCAAATTGCCTTGGATGCAGAATCTGCCATATTATATGCTTTACACTCATCCAAACAAGTCGGCAAGCACTGCTATTGGCGATATGTGGGAAAACATTCCGTACATTACAAAAGGCGAAGCCTGGTTTTCAGATGCGCTTACGTATAAAATTGAAAACCCGTATTTGAACTGGTATGTTGACGGCATAAAAAGGGACTATTCGAAGTATTATCATGGTACAGACGACTATCTTCTTTTCCGCCTTTTAAATTATAAACCAAACCGAAATTTACCTGCTTCCTCGCCTTCTGTTTTACCAAAAACACGCAAATTTGGAGATGTCGGTGTTGTCGCGATGCATGAAGATTTAGCTAATGCCGATAAAACGCTAAGCAGTTATTTATTCAGCAGTCCATTTGGTTCTTCTGGACATGGGCACGCTTCGCAAAATGCATTTACCATCAATTATAAAGGAAAAGTAATTTTTGGAGGAACGGGTTATTACAGCAATTTCAGCGATAAACACAATCTTTTAGATTATAGATCAACAAAAGCTTATAATACCATTTTAGCTGACAGTCTAAACCAAAAAATTGGTGAAGAAGGCTATGGATGGATTCCGAGAGCGATTTCTGGAAAACGCATTCAGTATGCTTTGGGAGACGCCAGCAATGCTTATGGCGAAATTAAAAGTGAGTTCTGGCTCAATAGATTTGAACAGATTAAAGTTGTGCCAAGCAAAGAAAACGGTTACGGAGAATCTGGCGTAACTTTATACAGAAGGCATATGCTGCAATTAGAAGGCGGATACATTGTTTTGTATGATGAATTGGAAGCCAAAAATCCTGTAAAATGGACGACACAGTTTCATTGTCCTTATTACACTATTGAAGGCAAAAACTCGGAAAATTCAAACCAGCAGCAATTTTCAGTTAAAACCGATTTAGGAAATGTTACGGCGAATGTTTATGCTGAAAGTCCGTTAAAAATGGCTGTACACAACCAGTTTTTTGAAGCTGCTGTAAACTGGAATAAAGTAACCAACGATGAAGGTCAGATTAAAGATTTTAAAGATCAATGGCACGCTGGAATCACTTCTCAGCCAAAACAAAAATTTAGATTCTTAACTATCATTCAGATTAAAGACGGCAAAACAGAAGCCATTAAAACACTATCCAACAAAGATGGTTTTGCAGATTTGCAAGTTGGCGAATGGAACATAAAAGCGCAATTGGACGGAGAAAAATCTGCTGCGCTTCAAATTACGGAAAATAAAGCGAAATCAATGTTCAGCTACGGGAATCTTCCTATTCGATTTGAAGGAAAAAAATATACGCTAAACATCGATGGAAGTTCTTTGTTGCTTGAAATTGATCATGCTAAAGTAATCCGACAAGAAGCGATAGATGAATTGCCAGATGTGGCTAAATATGACAAAAAATAA
- a CDS encoding two-component regulator propeller domain-containing protein — MKKTILFFTFFYITLFSAKSYAQVQERYFRTISVDKGLSQSSVFAIQQDTLGFIWIGTQDGLNRYDSKGFKVYRPIKDVKNSLQSYYIRSLFTDHKGQLWVGGNHGISVYNYNTDSFINYPLQRNIGEWYISAITEDNQHRIWASSIAGDVFVLSPNEKNFVPIKFNASSHEIKKIAYIGIWQKQILLGTDVGLFQLDSKSHQLSKINLTSKKPYINDVFIEGKKLWIATEGEGVIEYNTENRTLTSLLHHAGNNSIADNNIRCINKDTEGNLWFGTFKGLSIYNLKNKSFSNYSHQISQPYTISQNSVRCIFRDKQNGIWLGTYYGGLNYYHKNDIKFNLLSQNSGKPSLNDEVIGVIKQDAKGNFWIGSNDKGLNYWNKNANTISYYSNSENNPNSLSSNNIKAIEFDNNGNVLVGTHNGGLNILNPNTGLVQRFRHDENNPNSISGDLVYSLLKDSKGRIWVGTRSGLDQFHPETKTFTHIHLDKAGKRPASDDITFLFEDSKKRIWIGTTNGVTLFYPETQLFGTIGHGKLSDDIVNCITEDEKNRIWIGTREGLRLYDEAQESFISFKARKDFFKETIYGIIPDENNLWISTNTGLIKFNPDKGSVQTFDESDGLQNKQFNDYAFCKATDGMLLFGGIKGVSYFYPSMIKQSPLPLKLSFTALEVLNKTVAVDDETDILEQHIDQAKELEIGPEYKQFSIFFNTFNYISSNRTYYFYKMEGVDKDWQRTDDLKVSYSNLSAGKYNFQIKAVGPNGEMSGVRSLQIVILPPWYRTLWFSLLLLAVIGTAVCIGFKIIKERIQAEQQLKLERIEKERVSYINQIKMDFFTNVSHELRTPLTLILAPLEELLKTPFADKITKKKHELMFINAKRLYNLVDQLFEFRKTEMGTRPLKVGKSDLVRFTQEIFESFKPLSEKNNIHYTFHSAESQLVFLFDKDAMEKILFNLLSNAFKYTKEGQSIHVELLKKNDLVQIKVADTGVGISAENLSKVFDRFYQVNNREMNLGSGVGLAFTKRLVELHHGEISAESAEEQGSTFTVAIPILDQVYKNDQQIEESLYDLSIVTDNELDNENEIEEENEVIDSNQPIKLLIVDDNKEILDYLQDYFSKTYDVTVAYNGQMALDLLEINPFDLIISDVMMPELDGLHFCKRVKQNINTSHIPLMLLTARNETSQQIKGLEMGADDYITKPFSTPLLAAKITNLLRSRKRLKEYYSVGKEMVPENIAFNTLDEEFLKEAIRIVEEHLADSEFTVDHFSREIGMSRSNLYIKLKAITGESAMDFIKRIRFKKAVELMQSKRYTIAQITYMCGFNSPSYFSTAFKQHYGCMPSEYLARLENAKE; from the coding sequence ATGAAGAAAACGATTCTCTTTTTTACGTTCTTCTACATAACTCTTTTCAGTGCGAAAAGTTATGCCCAAGTGCAAGAACGCTATTTCCGAACCATTTCGGTCGATAAAGGCTTGTCGCAAAGTTCTGTTTTTGCCATTCAGCAGGATACTTTGGGTTTTATATGGATTGGAACGCAAGACGGATTAAATCGTTATGATAGTAAAGGTTTTAAAGTGTATCGCCCAATAAAAGACGTTAAAAACAGTCTGCAATCGTATTACATTCGAAGTTTGTTTACCGATCATAAGGGGCAATTATGGGTTGGCGGAAATCATGGTATTAGTGTTTACAATTACAATACAGATAGTTTTATCAATTATCCGCTTCAGCGAAATATTGGCGAATGGTACATTTCTGCCATTACCGAAGACAATCAGCATAGAATCTGGGCTTCTTCTATTGCAGGAGATGTTTTTGTGCTTTCTCCAAATGAAAAGAATTTTGTTCCGATAAAGTTTAATGCTTCTTCGCATGAAATCAAAAAAATCGCATACATCGGCATTTGGCAAAAACAGATTTTATTGGGAACAGATGTTGGTCTTTTTCAACTGGATTCCAAATCTCATCAGCTTTCAAAAATAAATCTGACCTCTAAAAAACCTTATATCAATGATGTTTTTATTGAAGGAAAAAAATTATGGATCGCTACAGAAGGCGAAGGTGTAATTGAATACAATACAGAGAATAGAACTCTTACCTCGCTTCTTCATCATGCCGGAAACAATAGTATTGCTGATAATAATATTAGATGCATTAACAAAGATACCGAAGGAAATTTATGGTTTGGAACGTTTAAAGGTCTGAGCATTTATAATCTTAAAAACAAATCTTTTAGCAATTATTCGCACCAAATTTCACAGCCTTATACAATCAGCCAGAATTCGGTACGCTGTATTTTTAGAGATAAACAAAACGGAATCTGGTTGGGAACGTATTATGGAGGTTTGAACTATTATCATAAAAACGATATTAAGTTTAATCTTTTAAGCCAGAATTCAGGAAAACCATCTTTAAACGATGAAGTTATTGGCGTTATCAAACAAGATGCTAAAGGCAATTTTTGGATTGGAAGCAACGATAAAGGACTGAATTACTGGAACAAAAATGCCAATACCATCAGCTATTATTCCAATAGCGAAAACAATCCGAACAGTTTAAGTTCGAACAATATTAAAGCCATTGAATTTGATAATAACGGAAATGTTTTAGTGGGAACGCATAACGGCGGATTGAATATTTTGAATCCGAATACGGGTTTGGTACAGCGTTTTCGCCACGACGAAAACAATCCAAACAGTATATCAGGAGATTTGGTTTATAGTTTACTGAAAGATTCTAAAGGCAGAATTTGGGTCGGAACACGATCTGGATTGGATCAGTTTCATCCCGAAACCAAAACATTTACTCATATTCATTTGGATAAAGCAGGAAAAAGACCCGCTTCTGACGATATTACTTTTCTTTTTGAAGACAGCAAAAAACGAATCTGGATTGGCACCACCAACGGCGTAACGCTTTTTTATCCAGAAACACAATTATTCGGCACTATTGGCCACGGAAAATTAAGCGATGACATTGTAAACTGCATTACCGAAGATGAGAAAAATCGAATCTGGATTGGAACGCGAGAGGGCTTGCGATTGTATGATGAAGCGCAGGAATCTTTTATCAGTTTTAAAGCCAGAAAAGATTTCTTCAAAGAAACGATTTACGGCATAATTCCAGACGAAAACAATCTGTGGATTTCAACCAACACAGGTTTAATCAAATTTAACCCTGACAAAGGCTCTGTGCAGACTTTTGACGAAAGTGACGGTTTACAAAACAAACAATTCAACGATTATGCATTCTGCAAAGCAACGGACGGAATGCTGCTTTTTGGCGGTATAAAAGGCGTTTCCTATTTCTATCCGTCGATGATCAAACAGAGTCCGCTTCCTTTAAAACTAAGTTTTACGGCTTTAGAAGTTTTAAATAAAACGGTTGCCGTAGACGACGAAACTGATATTTTGGAACAGCATATTGATCAGGCTAAAGAATTGGAAATTGGCCCAGAATACAAGCAGTTCAGTATCTTTTTTAATACGTTCAATTACATTTCTTCCAACAGAACTTACTATTTCTACAAAATGGAAGGAGTCGATAAAGACTGGCAAAGAACAGATGATTTGAAGGTAAGCTACAGCAATTTATCTGCAGGAAAATACAATTTTCAGATAAAAGCGGTTGGTCCAAATGGCGAAATGAGCGGTGTTAGAAGCTTGCAAATTGTAATACTTCCGCCTTGGTACAGAACATTATGGTTTTCATTGTTATTGCTTGCTGTTATTGGTACGGCTGTCTGCATTGGTTTCAAAATCATTAAAGAAAGAATTCAAGCCGAACAGCAGTTAAAACTGGAAAGAATTGAGAAAGAGCGCGTGAGTTACATTAACCAGATTAAAATGGATTTCTTTACTAATGTATCACATGAATTAAGAACACCTTTAACACTGATTTTAGCGCCTTTAGAAGAATTATTAAAAACTCCGTTTGCCGATAAAATCACGAAAAAGAAACACGAATTAATGTTTATTAATGCCAAAAGACTTTACAATTTGGTCGATCAGCTGTTTGAGTTTAGAAAAACAGAAATGGGAACGCGCCCGTTAAAAGTGGGCAAAAGTGATCTGGTTCGTTTCACGCAGGAAATTTTTGAATCGTTTAAACCGCTTTCAGAAAAAAACAATATTCATTATACTTTTCATTCAGCAGAATCACAGCTTGTGTTTCTATTTGATAAAGATGCGATGGAGAAAATTTTGTTTAATCTCTTGTCTAATGCTTTTAAATACACCAAAGAAGGACAAAGCATTCATGTGGAATTATTGAAAAAAAACGATTTGGTACAAATAAAAGTAGCTGACACGGGAGTCGGAATCAGCGCGGAAAATTTATCTAAAGTTTTTGATCGTTTCTATCAGGTAAACAACCGCGAAATGAATTTGGGCTCTGGTGTTGGTCTGGCTTTTACAAAACGTTTGGTCGAGCTGCATCATGGCGAGATTAGTGCCGAAAGCGCCGAAGAACAAGGAAGTACTTTTACCGTTGCCATTCCGATTTTGGATCAGGTTTACAAAAACGATCAGCAGATTGAAGAATCTTTGTATGATTTGTCTATTGTTACTGATAACGAACTGGATAATGAAAATGAAATAGAAGAAGAAAATGAAGTAATAGACAGCAATCAGCCTATTAAACTGCTGATTGTAGACGATAACAAAGAAATTTTAGATTATCTGCAAGACTATTTTAGCAAAACCTACGATGTAACAGTGGCTTACAACGGACAAATGGCTTTAGATTTACTGGAAATCAATCCTTTTGATCTCATCATCAGCGATGTCATGATGCCTGAACTGGATGGTTTGCACTTTTGTAAACGTGTGAAACAAAATATCAATACATCGCATATTCCGCTAATGCTTTTAACGGCTCGAAACGAAACCAGCCAACAGATAAAAGGTCTTGAAATGGGTGCAGACGATTATATTACAAAGCCGTTTTCGACGCCATTATTGGCTGCAAAAATTACGAATCTGCTGCGTTCCCGCAAAAGGTTAAAGGAATATTATTCTGTTGGAAAAGAAATGGTTCCCGAAAATATTGCTTTTAATACGCTAGA